From a region of the Dictyostelium discoideum AX4 chromosome 2 chromosome, whole genome shotgun sequence genome:
- the commd4 gene encoding COMM domain-containing protein 4: MTNIRIKLLTVQVITSLASGENIDFEKVEKLVKDAGFVIGDIKALIAAIHFIIFNSVKNDVDESTLSTELQQLGLPKEHCDSISRAFREHKEKLRSIFHNNTLKLPSLHSLDWRVDFILSSNTIQEVNSPSVQLNFKVKNHSNNEITNHPFEISAKKFNVLYYELKGAKLLMETVNQ; the protein is encoded by the exons ATG ACAAATAtaagaattaaattattaacagTACAAGTTATAACAAGTTTAGCATCAGGTGAAAATATAGAT ttTGAAAAAGTTGAGAAATTAGTTAAAGATGCAGGATTTGTAATTGGAGATATTAAAGCATTAATTGCAgcaattcattttattatatttaattcagttaaaaatgatgttgatgaaagTACATTATCAACCGAATTACAACAACTTGGTTTACCAAAGGAACATTGTGATTCCATTTCAAGAGCATTCAGAGAACATAAAGAAAAGTTACGTTCAATCTTTCataataatactttaaaattaccttcATTACATTCATTGGATTGGAGAGTTGATTTCATTCTAAGTTCAAATACAATTCAAGAAGTAAATTCTCCAAgtgttcaattaaattttaaagttaaaaatcattcaaataatgaaattactAATCATCCTTTTGAAATTAGTGCAAAGAAATTTAATGTATTATATTATG aattaaaaggAGCAAAACTTTTAATGGAAACagtaaatcaataa